From the genome of Rhizobium sp. ZPR4:
GAAGGAGAGCGACATCCGCATCCTCCTCCCGGAGCCCGGAGGCATAGTCACCGAATATCCTGCCAACACCGACCATGCCGAAAGCCTGACACTCTACCGCGCGGAGTGCTCCCATGCTGGCTGCCCCAAATACGGGAACGCCTCGGGATAGGGCAAAGAGCAACTCCTTGTGCCAGACCGGCGCGACGAACTCGAACTGGCCGTCGATAAGGCCGATGGCAACCGCGCCATCCTCAAGCGCTCTAACGACGTCGCCTTGGCACGCCGGCGGTCGTATGACCATCGTGCCGTCGACTTGCGCTGCGGCATCGGGCAGGCTCGGACCGACGAAGATCACTTTCACAGGAAGCCCTTCGACAATGCGCGGCCGCCGAGACGAATTCGGCGATCCCCGTCCGGATGTTCGAGCTGCGGAGCGAAAACCTTTGCGACCGATGCCGGCAACCATTCGGGTGCCAGCTCGATTGCATAAAGCCGGTTGATGCCGCGTCTTACTAGATTGTCGACAAGGCGATCGAGTGCATCCTGCGTAGACTTGGCCGACATCATCGGCAGTTCGTTCAGGTTCGTCGCGCATGGAGCCTGGAACGATTGCAGGTGGCTGGGGTCGGCGCGACGTGAGAACAGCTCTGGGATAAGGTCATCTCTCGCACCGGCGATGAATGTCATCCGAGATTGTACGGCCTCGGAAATTGCCCGGGCGGCGGCTACATTGGGAGACAGGGACGCCCCTGCCCCCATGGTCAAATCGACATATCTGAGCGAGCTGTCATCGCCTTTCGGCCGCAGCAGCGCAACGACGGAGGCTACGGCTAGATCGCTTGTCACATCGAAAAGGGCGAGATCGAAGTCCGCGGAGAAAATCTTCTCCAGCATCTCGCGAATATCCTCATCTTGGATGCTATGCGGATCTATCCGGCGTTCATGCCGACACGCCGGGTCGCCAATATCCCAGAGGGCGCAAGCATCTCGCTCGATCCGTTCCAGCAACCCATGCAGGACTGCTTCGTGCCAATTGTTTCCCGACGCCAATCCGTCCGATGATACCCAAAATCGTGAGCTGACATGCGTTCGGTCAAGATGAATTGCCTCGAAAGGTACGAATATCGAGGCGTTCTTCGCCAGATCGTGGGCTTGAGACCATCTGATCTGCTCCGTGGTCTCAACCGGTTGCGCGCCAATCGCCAGCAGTTCATCCAGGCAATCCATCGCATGGCCGCTGGAAGCGAGATCATCCTGGCTTGCCATCAACGCCGAACAGTCAGGCCGGGTCGCGACCGATCGCTCGACCGCTTCCATCACCGCGGATGTCTTCGCGGAAATGTCGTCCAGACCCTTGCCCTGGGCGATAACGATCGCCTTGGAGTTCGGGGCGTAGGCGCACCAAACGGGAATGCCTATTCGATCGAGCTCGGTCTGGCGACCAACACGGGTTATGCCAAGCCGCGCCATGTGGGGCGAAACCCTGGAAAGGGTTTCGCCAGGAGGGCACGCTCTAAAGTTGTTTGACACCGGTGAACGAGTACCTAGCCCTCATAGAGGCCCGACGCTGCAGAGCCTGCCGATCCTAACGCCACAGCGAAATCGACACCTTTTTCCACTTTGACCCCTTTCGCTCGCCAGGATTCAGCCTTCGCTAGATCGCCCGAGAGCGGCTGCGTGTATCGAACGACAGTCCCCTTTTCGAGGTCAGCTAACCAAAGACCCTTTTCGCCCTTGATCCCAATCAAAACTGCACCTGCCATAATTTCTTCCTCTCAAAAACCGGCCTTCAGTAGGCCTTCCCTGTAATGCTCCGTCTGCCACTTTTCCTTATTTGGAATCATCGAGAGCCATACTTCAAGATCGAAATTCGGGTTGTCGCGCAAGGCACGCAGACGATAGGTCTTGGCCTTGGCAAGATCCCCCAGCATCGCCCAGCTTGCAGCGGCAAGCCTGCTTGCCGGCCCTGGATCTCTCATCCTGTCCAGGTAGGCCAATGCTTCGGTATATTCCCCAAGAAAATAGCTGGCTCCTGCTGCCGTCCAATAGTAGTAGTCCGGAGCGAGCGGATTGAGATCAAGAGCCGTTGCAACTTTCACCAGCGCCGCTTTCGGATTGGCGCCATGGGTGAGACTGTCGGCATGGCTGCAAATGACGTCCGCATAGTGCGGGCTCAGGTCCTCGGCATTCGACAGGGCCTCGAGGCTGCCGTCGATATTTCCACGATAGAGCCGGGCAACGCCGATTTCCTTGAAGCCTCCGGCGAACTGATTGTCATCGCTGATCGCCTCGGCCGCCATTTTTTCCGCCTGCTGCAGCAGGTCACCGTCGCCGCGGGCCGTCAAAACCCATTCCATCGTCAAGGTTCTGGCAATGCCGGCAAGTGCCGCCGCAAAACCCCGCTCGTGCTCGAGAGCTTCCTTGAAATGTTTGCGCGCGCGGCGGACGTTCTGAAGGCTCAAGCGGGAAAGGCATTGCACACCCTCAAGATAGGCGAAATAAGCTTCGGGCTTGCAGCTGAAGTCAGAAACTATGTGGTGGAAGGCACCCACGCGCTCGATGATGGAGTTCTGGATCGCGGTGGCGATCACGTTGCGGTGCTCCGTTATGGCCGCGTTGTCCAGCTGCACACGCGTTGCCCAGACAATTTCGTCGCGCGGCATGAAAATCAGCTGCGCAAAAAGACTGTCGCCCGTCCTCTTCGTATCGAGCGCGTAGACGACATTATGTTGCTTGAGAAGTCCTGCCTTGTCGTTTGAGGAGCGAATCTGTTCGGCCGTATAGGGCGCAACTACGGATACGCTTCGATCGACACAAAGACTGATCGTCAGGTCTTCGATGACTGCATTGGCGACCGATCCGGCACGCTCCGAATCCTCCAGGGTCTCGGGAGGAAGCAGAGCGATACGTGGCACTCTGTTGTCGGCGATCGAAATCATATCCAGCGCCGATGGGCCTGAATTCGGATCTCTCGTTTCGCCAATCAACTGACTGTAAGACGTGATTTTCTCGCCGAGCGCGACCCTGACTTCGTCATCGGTCTGGTCCCAGTCCAGCAGAAGCATGGCCGCACGCTTCAATTCGCCGCGATTTTGGGTCGAGGAAGCTTGGCTCATCGCCTTGAAGAATTCTGCTCGCAGCTCTCGTGCAAACCGCGCGCGAACATCGCGTACCCAGACAGCCACAGCTCCGGAGCCGTTGCCATAAGCCGGTAGAAACTTCTTGGCGACGGCATCGGCGAGCGCGCTCAGCTTGGCGATGTCGGCCGTATTTTCAATGGTATCCAGATCGCACTGCAATGCGTCGAAGTTCAAGGTGATGTTCGTCGTGATGCCGCTGATCAACGGTTTGGGGGATTGGGACGTCGCAGTCGCCAAACGCAGCAGGGTCGATCTCAAATTGGCACCGGCGGCCTGAATATTGCTGGGCCAAAGAAAAGCCGCCAGATCTTTCCGTGGCATCGACTGTCGGCAATCGTAGAGATAGGCCAGCATGAGCAGCGCCTGTCTCGGCACGTTCACGCGATCGCCCTTCTCATCATAAAGGGCGCAACTGCCGAGTGTCGTTAAGTGAAATGTCATCTTGCCGGGTCAGCGTTCGTTGTCGGGTTCGGATGATTGCACAAAAGCGAGGATCTTCGCCCGCAACCGCTTGTCCTCGATCCCGGATAAGGCTGTTCGCAGAACGGCCTTGTGATGCTTCGCAAGTCGAAAATCAGCTAGCGCCTCCTTGGAGGGAAAGGCGTCGTCCGATGCGCTTTCGAAGAAAAACATGACCGGTACATCAAGGATTTCTGAAATGCGCAGAAGGCGGCCAGCGCTGATTTTTTCGACGCCGCATTCGTATTTATCGAGCTGTTGAGGGCTTATGCGAAGCTTCTCGGCCAATACATTCTGCGCAATTGACAATTCCTCCCGGCGCAATCGGATGCGTAATCCAACCTCAACATCGATCGCATCGGTTTTTTTGTCCATAAGGGAACCGCCAGAAAAGAAACTGCTTTCATGTTCGCAGGTTTCCCTCGAATTCACAATCTTCCAGCAGGGTACTCAAAATCAATTTTACACAGTGGCAGGAAGTTTCCGATCACCGTATCAAGAACATAGCAAACCGTCCTTCGCGGCTGCGGCCCCTCTCTTATCCATGAAT
Proteins encoded in this window:
- a CDS encoding YcaO-like family protein encodes the protein MARLGITRVGRQTELDRIGIPVWCAYAPNSKAIVIAQGKGLDDISAKTSAVMEAVERSVATRPDCSALMASQDDLASSGHAMDCLDELLAIGAQPVETTEQIRWSQAHDLAKNASIFVPFEAIHLDRTHVSSRFWVSSDGLASGNNWHEAVLHGLLERIERDACALWDIGDPACRHERRIDPHSIQDEDIREMLEKIFSADFDLALFDVTSDLAVASVVALLRPKGDDSSLRYVDLTMGAGASLSPNVAAARAISEAVQSRMTFIAGARDDLIPELFSRRADPSHLQSFQAPCATNLNELPMMSAKSTQDALDRLVDNLVRRGINRLYAIELAPEWLPASVAKVFAPQLEHPDGDRRIRLGGRALSKGFL
- a CDS encoding helix-turn-helix transcriptional regulator — translated: MDKKTDAIDVEVGLRIRLRREELSIAQNVLAEKLRISPQQLDKYECGVEKISAGRLLRISEILDVPVMFFFESASDDAFPSKEALADFRLAKHHKAVLRTALSGIEDKRLRAKILAFVQSSEPDNER